One part of the Humulus lupulus chromosome 9, drHumLupu1.1, whole genome shotgun sequence genome encodes these proteins:
- the LOC133800145 gene encoding protein FAR1-RELATED SEQUENCE 5-like: MTSYENGLEVEQEDTKSLSSEHEVDPVGGTRLEETNDEDVPEDNVECGINEELTKPDIAQWRSLLQFLDIDKEPEHIQFSDFEGVCKYGKPLVILLGSNNHDKMCVFGAALLDNETSTTYDWVLETFLECMGGKMPSAVLTDGCKAMNKALDNIMPGVPHRICSWHILKNAMHHVHNISFHQELKKFIFRYYKEEEWEDNWKVTVNKYRLTGNAWVEAQYGTRKQWADTFLHGIYFGGATATGYNKMKEYYKINLTEPVLNQTTMPCVEDEISSIFTREIFTRIRKEIRRGDNYIVQKDDKIAGYTLCLVKKYIGSGLKRKNLERRSLPICLVNRRWLKDAKEVQLLTQGNERKCPHPEVIENSRYGGVTTQTTITSYIATRSREAFQKAMKVISELNAELEKNATR; this comes from the exons ATGACTAGTTACGAAAATGGTTTGGAAGTTGAACAAGAAGATACAAAATCCTTATCTTCTGAACATGAAGTAGACCCTGTTGGGGGAACACGTTTGGAAGAGACAaatgatgaagatgtaccagaagACAATGTTGAATGTGGCATTAACGAAGAATTGACCAAACCTGATATTGCGCAATGGAGGAGCTTGCTTCAATTTTTGGATATTGACAAAGAACCAGAACATATTCAGTTTTCAGACTTTGAAGGAGTTTGTAA GTATGGAAAGCCATTAGTAATACTACTTGGGTCTAATAATCATGACAAAATGTGTGTGTTTGGAGCTGCACTTCTTGATAATGAGACTTCGACCACATATGATTGGGTATTGGAAACATTTTTAGAGTGCATGGGTGGTAAGATGCCGTCAGCAGTTTTAACGGACGGTTGCAAAGCAATGAACAAAGCACTGGATAATATTATGCCTGGTGTTCCACATCGTATTTGCTCGTGGCACATACTAAAAAATGCAATGCACCATGTACACAATATATCATTCCATCAAGAattgaaaaaatttattttcag gtATTACAAGGAGGAAGAATGGGAGGATAATTGGAAAGTGACTgtgaataaatatagattgacAGGAAATGCATGGGTGGAAGCACAATATGGCACAAGAAAGCAGTGGGCAGATACTTTTCTTCATGGTATTTATTTTGGTGGAGCTACTGCTACCG GTTACAACAAGATGAAAGAATACTACAAAATTAATTTGACTGAACCGGTTTTGAACCAGACAACTATGCCGTGTGTGGAGGATGAAATTTCTTCAATTTTCACAAGGGAAATTTTTACAAGGATAAGAAAGGAGATACGGCGTGGCGATAATTATATTGTCCAAAAGGATGATAAGATAGCAGGTTACACTCTTTGTTTGGTGAAAAAATATATTGGTTCTGGATTAAAGCGCAAA AATTTGGAGAGAAGAAGTTTGCCAATTTGTTTGGTAAATAGACGTTGGCTAAAAGATGCTAAAGAAGTTCAACTGTTAACTCAAGGTAATGAAAGAAAGTGTCCTCATCCTGAAGTTATTGAAAATTCTAGGTACGGTGGTGTAACCACACAAACTACTATCACGTCGTACATTGCTACAAGATCGCGAGAAGCATTTCAAAAGGCTATGAAAGTTATATCAGAGTTGAATGCAGAATTGGAAAAAAATGCCACCAGATGA